A stretch of DNA from Vibrio palustris:
AGAGATGCCAATCTACGATGCCGCAATGAAATACAAAGCAGACAAACGTCCTCTTGTCGTGCTTGGCGGTGCTGAGTACGGCTCAGGCTCTAGTCGTGACTGGGCAGCGAAAGGGACGAACTTGCTGGGTGTAAAAGCGGTGTTGACCAGCTCGTTTGAGCGTATTCACCGCTCCAACCTTGTTGGTATGGGGGTATTGCCGTTGACCTTTAAAGACGATGAAAATGCTGCGACTTACCAGCTTGACGGCTCAGAAGTGCTTAGCATTACAGGCCTTGATAATGGTGAGAGTCAAACCGCCACCGTCACTGCCACGCGTGCTGATGGTTCGTCTGAAGTCTTTGATGTCAATGTTATGTTACAGACGCCAAAAGAGCGCGAGTACGTGCGTCATGGTGGCGTATTGCATTATGTGCTTCGTCAACTGGCCAGTGAGAATCAAGGCGCGGCATAATCGCTTAATTCGTCTTAATATTCGCAAAGCCCAATCCCGATTAAAGTCGGGGTTGGGCTTTTTTTATGTGTTGATTATAGCCTTGTATCATGAATGGTACTGATAAAAATAAGCATAAATGGTGCACAACAAAGCGGAGTAATAATAGCGAGTACTATTATTAATTTTTGATGGGATGTATGGCACTCAATTAATTAGATAACTGATGTTTGAAAGCGAAAAATAGTTCGTTTCATCATGAAAGTTTCGTATTATATGGCGAAAACAATACGTGAGGATCCCTTAGATACCCACGCATTGTTGCCGTTTAAGTTTGAGCAACAGACTTATTTGATTTGTTGTCTGTTAAAAGTATTTTACGAGGCCAATACGGACGTTATGTGACTGGAAATCTGAATCATAAGAGAAGGTATCAGTCGTTGTTACTCCTGTTTGTCTAGTCAGTAAGCTTTCTCTATTAGCAATGTTTGAATACTGAGAGTAAACGTAATCACCTTGTAGAATTAAGCCATTATCAAATTTGTGTTTGATGCCAATGTTAGCCGATACTCCAATTTCTGTTTTATCGTGATCCGAACTGGTTTTTGCGCCGGCGCCATCAATAAAGTCGAATTTATACGTAAATTGGCTAATGACGGGACCCACTCCTAATTGAACCATGGTACTGCCAAAACTATAGCCAATGGTCGGTCTGATGGCTAAAGAGTAGTGATTTTTTATCCTTGTATCCGTAGTGTTTTCTAATGAGCTAGGTGATTTGTAAAAAGTGGTGGTACTGGTTTTTTCATTGAACTCCATGAGAGTTAGGTCAGCCTCAATACCGTAAAGGAAATTATCATTTTGTTTTAGATAACCGAAGAGAAGGGATGCTGTCGGTGTTGAGCCAGATACGTCTTTTTGGAAGGTATGATTTAGCTTGTTTATATTTTGAGTTTGGAAGTAGCTACCATCAGTGACGGTCGTGTCAGGGTCAGCCTTTCCATAAAGTGTGCCGATTGTTATGCCGCCATATAGCCCAGCCCAGCTTGTATCTGAATCTGCTGCGCAAGCAATGGAACTTGTGGTTGCTGCTAATGAAAAAATAGCGCAATTTAATAATGTGTTTTTACTGAGTGAGTTCATGCTATTCTCTTTTGAAATTATTCAATAGTGTAAAAAATAAGTATAGTTTAAAAACTAAGTATCGTTTAAAACTATGCCTACCTATTAATATTCCATTAACTATCATGGTCATGACCAATGTTATCCATTTTGGTCTTTCTGCTTTTTTAGAAAAATAAATCGCAGCGAATATTTTCGTCATCGAATCTAACACTCTTATATCACTGTTCACCGTGACTCAATGAACCAAAATTATTGCGGATGAAATTTTATTCTGAACGTTTTTCGTCGCCGAATAGTGGCTGCAATACTCATGAATCGATGGAATAACTTTCGAAAATAAAAACGTAGACGACAGAATTTAGTGGTGGATTGGCTTCTTTATTGATATTGAATGAGGTGTTTATTTATTCATTTTCTTTATTTTTAATAAAGAATTAATAGATTAATGTAATAGTGATCTATTGCTATCGTCGGTGTTTTTTATTATGCGGTTCGTTTCTCTAACACCATCACGTTGTGAATCAATTAGGAAGACGCGCTCTGTCGTTTGCGATAAAATAACGAAAATTTGTTTTTTATTAACATTTTCATCAGTTTATAGTAAAAGTAAAATGATAAGCATTGTGGTGTATCACGACTAATGTCGATCATGTTGGCATAATAACTATCATGCGTTGAGGGAGAATATATGGAAGTATCACTATATAGTGCAAAAGGGTCAAATAGCTCTGAAAGGGTTGAGTGGGTTCTCAATTTTAAGGGAATACATTACGATAGAATTGAGGTTAGGTCTGACGAACTAACGACAACATACCTAGATATCAATCCTTTTGGTTATGTTCCAGCCCTTCGTGTCGATGGTTCGGTATTTTCTGAATCCATGGCCATTATTGAGTATTTAGAAGAACGTTTTCCTCATCCCGGCTTATTTGGCGATAACCTTAATGACAAAACCCACATCCGCAGAGTTTGTGAGTATGTAAACTCCAGCATTCACTCCCCCCAAAACCGAACCGTACTCAGATTCATGCGTCCAGAGTTAGATGAAACATCAAAGCGCGAGCTTCGAGGTGACTGGATTATGTCATGCTTAGCAAAGTTAAGTACATCGATCTGTTGTGAATCAGGGTTTGCAGTGGGTAGCAGCTTTAGTGTCGCCGATATATTTGTCGCTTCAATCTACAAAAAAGCGTTGCAACATGGCTGTGCGCGCAACGACTTTTACGATAATCATTTGCTGAATATCAGAGCCAATGACCATGTCGCAGCTTCAGAACCATACGCCTAACACAAACGGGCATGGTGTTAATAGCTAATGTTCGTCATATTGTTATCGCAGATAATTCCGTCTTTGAGTGTGGTATTTAACATCATCATCCTGTTTCTTAACCAAGGAATGACTCAGTGAGAGAAGAGCTTAGAACAAAAATCGTTGAAGTCTGCGATCAGAAAATGGCTCACAAGGGGGAGAATGTTGGTGTGTCATTTTACGCATTTTTCAAAAATAAAAATGACCAACCAGAGATCTTGATGGAAGCAGCGAAGTGGTGGATTGAAACCCATCAATTGGACCATTTTGAGAAAGCCCGAAAAATTAAAGCGATGGTACAGTCTGAGTGTTAATGGTTGGTGTGTTATGTAGCGGTGAGCCGATAATCGATGGATTCCCCGAGCGGTAAAGCTCGGGGAAGTCAGTTAAGATGTGATATCGAAGTAGTGTTTAGCGTTGTGATAACAAATATTTTGTAGCATTGCACCAATATAATTG
This window harbors:
- a CDS encoding outer membrane protein, producing the protein MNSLSKNTLLNCAIFSLAATTSSIACAADSDTSWAGLYGGITIGTLYGKADPDTTVTDGSYFQTQNINKLNHTFQKDVSGSTPTASLLFGYLKQNDNFLYGIEADLTLMEFNEKTSTTTFYKSPSSLENTTDTRIKNHYSLAIRPTIGYSFGSTMVQLGVGPVISQFTYKFDFIDGAGAKTSSDHDKTEIGVSANIGIKHKFDNGLILQGDYVYSQYSNIANRESLLTRQTGVTTTDTFSYDSDFQSHNVRIGLVKYF
- a CDS encoding glutathione S-transferase family protein; the encoded protein is MEVSLYSAKGSNSSERVEWVLNFKGIHYDRIEVRSDELTTTYLDINPFGYVPALRVDGSVFSESMAIIEYLEERFPHPGLFGDNLNDKTHIRRVCEYVNSSIHSPQNRTVLRFMRPELDETSKRELRGDWIMSCLAKLSTSICCESGFAVGSSFSVADIFVASIYKKALQHGCARNDFYDNHLLNIRANDHVAASEPYA
- a CDS encoding DUF6500 family protein translates to MREELRTKIVEVCDQKMAHKGENVGVSFYAFFKNKNDQPEILMEAAKWWIETHQLDHFEKARKIKAMVQSEC